TTTAAATAAAAATCGCACACAGGAACTCGTCCCATGTACGATCGTAAAATCCCAAAAATCAAAATATCAGGTCTTAAAAAGCTACCCCAATTCCACCTTCACCCGCATAGGTTCCCATTACAGGCCCCATACTTGAGAGTAAAACCTCTTTGAAGGGGTGCTTTTGTAAAATACGCTCTTTAATTTCAAGCGCAAGCTTCTCACAGTTACTGTGTACTATAGCGATAACAGCCTTCTCGTAATCATGCTGCTTCTCATCCAAATGTGCAAGCAGACGGTTTAATGCCTTTGGAAGACCCCGGGTCTTCTCTACTACCTCAACGGTGCCCTCTTCGCTGATTTTGAGCAGTAATTTAATATTTAGCACGGAAGCAACTGCCCCCGATATCCGACTTAGACGTCCGCCTTTCATCACGTTCTCAAGTGTATCCAGTGTGAAATAAGCGCGAACTTCGTCAATTTGCTGAAGCACCTTTCCCTTCAGTTCTTGCAGACTCGTACAAGTCAATGACCACTTGGCTGCGAGACCCACAATCAGTGACAAACCTCCTGAGAAGGTCTTAGAATCTATAACCTCTATCGCATTGGAGTGCCCTTCTTCTTGATACATTTCCATAGCGATCATAGCAGTCTGATAAGTGCTACTAATATTAGAGGACATACATATGACCATAATGTCAGTGCCTTCCTCTACTTGCCTGAATGCCTCAAGGAATTGGTTTGGACTTGGACTTGCCGTAGTGGGCAGCTCCTTGGATTCAGCCATTTTAGCATAAAAGGTTTTCGTATCCGTATCCTCAGGCATAAGCTCATGCCCAAAGTGAACCGGTAGATGGATGACGGAAACATTATACTTCTCCATGTAGTCAAGGGGTAGGTCAGAACCGCTGTCTGTTATGATCTTGATTGCCATAATATAAGTACTCTCCTTTCAATATCAGTACTATTATAGCTATCATAAAATGAAATCTCCAGTAACCTTTATAACTTGAAAAATCCTTCGATTTGTGCTTATGTCTTTCTTCCTTAACTTGTCCTAATATGATATGGTTTATGAATAAGCGTATAGAAATGGAGTGTATGTATGAGTAAGGGAAGAGTATGGAATAGAGGCAAGCATGACGGAACAGGACTATCAAGGAAAAAAAGTGTAGATCAAGAAGTAACAGCATCTACTGAAACAGAGAACAATGAAGCATCGAATGAACTATCAAATTCTAGAATTGATACAGTTAAACCGATGAATCGTACAAACTGGGTAACTCGTCCAACGCGGGTCATCAATAAAGATTCCAAAGATAAACAATAACGTTGAAAAAAAGGCTGCCCTCAAGGGCAGCCTTTGCTAATCTAAACCTCATGCACGTGTGGAGAGAATAAATCTCTCAAGTGCTGCTGTATCCGTAATCCTATGATTACATTCTTGGCTTTCTATGCATATATATTGGCCAATAGAGGAGTAATCATCCGGCGAGGATTTCGCAAGCTTGGTCTTGACCGTAAAAAAGGCAAGCTGTTGCTGCCGATTACAGAACAAGCAATAGCCCTTCTTGTTCATAGGTGTCATTCTTCCCTCGATACCGATAAACTGCCCTTCGAACGGATATACGATATATAATTTGTTGGTAGCAATATCTATCCAGCTCAGATATGTCATATATCGAAAGTCAATCACTGATAAATCCGGTACCTTCAGCTTCTTATTCTTAGGAAATAACTTCTGAACTTGTTTCGGCGTAATCTGTGGAAAAGGTTCTAAATAAACTTCTAATCCACTTAGAAACTTCTGAAAATCATCTGCCGTCTCAAAGGTAGATATTTGTTGCAGCATCTGCTGCTGAGTATCATTAAGTGTTGGAAAAGCTTCTATAACGTTCAACGATGAACGATATCTCACAGTCTCCAAGACTCTTCGATCTGCTACAGTTCGCAGTGTTTTCAGAAGAAAATCTGTTTGCTTCTTAATAAAATTATATTGATGGTTTCTAATAAATGGTGTGTTCATTGCTTTTCAGCCCCTTATTTATATTGAAATTCCATAAGGTGCAAAGCCCATTATTAGAAACGATATGTTTAGTTTGGGCGATCATCCATCTATCGCACCTCACGCAAAGTATCGCCCTAATTTAGGCTTTGCGTGAGGAACTTCTAGCTAATGGGCAAACCAGCATTAGCACAGTACCACCTCCAAATACATTCACGAAAAAAGTATAACAGGAATGTTTGGAACCGACTAGACCCTATAGCCAACCTCTGCTTCATCTCTGGAGGGAGCTTCACCGATCAACTGCTTCAATAGTTTCTTCATCATGACCGAGGCCTTCACTTTAGTATGAAGACAAGGTGAGAGCTCAATTTCGTAGTTGCCTTGCTTAATCGTTTCTTTCAATTCCTCAACAGTGGAGCAGTTGGTATTCAACCGATTCAATACGCTCCCATATTGCAGACATTGATGACTATCACTGCCGGCGATCACGGGTACACCCAACGTCTTCGCAAAGGGTGTAATCAGGTTCTTATAGGTCTCTGCTCCCTGCATGTAAATATCTTTTGCATTGAAATCAAAAGCATCTAATCTCCGAAGCAGCTCTGGGTCCAGTTGATGTAATGGCGTAGAAGTGCGGAAGGGATGTGCTCCAATTTTCCAAAGGTTATGTTCGTCCGCCATATCAAGCAATCTCTTAAAAGCAATAAA
This Paenibacillus sp. FSL R5-0345 DNA region includes the following protein-coding sequences:
- a CDS encoding DegV family protein, yielding MAIKIITDSGSDLPLDYMEKYNVSVIHLPVHFGHELMPEDTDTKTFYAKMAESKELPTTASPSPNQFLEAFRQVEEGTDIMVICMSSNISSTYQTAMIAMEMYQEEGHSNAIEVIDSKTFSGGLSLIVGLAAKWSLTCTSLQELKGKVLQQIDEVRAYFTLDTLENVMKGGRLSRISGAVASVLNIKLLLKISEEGTVEVVEKTRGLPKALNRLLAHLDEKQHDYEKAVIAIVHSNCEKLALEIKERILQKHPFKEVLLSSMGPVMGTYAGEGGIGVAF
- a CDS encoding PHP domain-containing protein encodes the protein MNIDLHTHGKLSKKSTFSPEYFAEMMFEAKANGLQAVALTEHFNTSNFFAMYEELDQMYPYNGHFYDVNGLKLFPGMEVDIAETGHILLIGLKENVLAVRALLEEHTQEGNFIAFKRLLDMADEHNLWKIGAHPFRTSTPLHQLDPELLRRLDAFDFNAKDIYMQGAETYKNLITPFAKTLGVPVIAGSDSHQCLQYGSVLNRLNTNCSTVEELKETIKQGNYEIELSPCLHTKVKASVMMKKLLKQLIGEAPSRDEAEVGYRV
- a CDS encoding FusB/FusC family EF-G-binding protein, whose amino-acid sequence is MNTPFIRNHQYNFIKKQTDFLLKTLRTVADRRVLETVRYRSSLNVIEAFPTLNDTQQQMLQQISTFETADDFQKFLSGLEVYLEPFPQITPKQVQKLFPKNKKLKVPDLSVIDFRYMTYLSWIDIATNKLYIVYPFEGQFIGIEGRMTPMNKKGYCLFCNRQQQLAFFTVKTKLAKSSPDDYSSIGQYICIESQECNHRITDTAALERFILSTRA